Part of the Leucobacter insecticola genome is shown below.
TCGATCGTGAGCCGTTTCTGTTTTTTGAGAAGATCGCGCAGCGTGATACTGGGAAGGTACTCCATCACGAGGTACGTGCGTCCCGCGTCGTGCCCCTGGTCAAAGATGTTCACGAGGTTTGGGTGGGCCAGCCGGGCGGCGCTTCGTGCTTCCTGTTCGAAGCGTCTCGTAAAGTTTTCGTCCTCTGCGAGATGCTCGTGCATCACCTTCACGGCGACTCTTCGTTCTAAGCGCAGGTCGTTTGCGAGGTACACCATCGCCATGCCGCCGCGTGCGATCCGGGAACGAATCACGTAGCGCTCATCGAGCGTTTTCCCGATCAGCGGGTCGGTAGGCACAGAAGTCACGACGAGAGTCTACGGAACAATCCCGGATCGAAGGGGTATGCGCGCCGGACGCACACACATTGCGATCTGGCGGCTGCGCTGGCAGAGTAAAGGTGTGTCTGAGAATCTCACCCCCGAAACCGTATACCTGACGATCCCTGACCTGGTCGAACGCTTTAATCTCGCTCCCGGGAAGATCCACCGCCTCATCGAAGACAACTACCTTGCAGCGGTACGCGTCGATGGAGTGTGGAAGGTGCCTGCGGAGTTTGTGCAGGGAAACCAGCCACTGCCGCCGCTGCGGGGCACACTGCTTGCGCTACTGGACGCCGGGTACTCGACCGAGCAGGCCGTGACGTGGCTGCTTCAGCACAATGATGAGCTTGGTGAACGCCCCATCGATTCCCTGAATGACGGGCGCAAGAGCGCCGTCAGGCGCGCAACACAGGGACTTGCCTTCTAGCTGGCATAGATCCTGCGATGCGCTGCGGGGTGGCCACTAAGAGGTGCGCCGCGCCGCGCGCTCCGCGAGCTTCCGCAGTGAAGCTACTGCGTCTTCGCGCAGTAGGGCATCGTTCAGAGTCGAGGCCGCACGGTCGATGTTTCGAGTGATCATCTCCTCAACCTGGTCGACCGCACCACTTTCGCGAATGGTGCCCTGCATGACGGCGATCTGGTCCATACCGAGTTCGCTGCCAATGAGATCGTCAAAGATTCTGCGCTGCGTGGTGGGCAGATTGTTCCGCGCGAGGGCGACGAGCACGGTGCGCTTGCCTTCTATGAGGTCGTCTCCGCTGGGTTTCCCGGTGACTTCGGTGTCACCAAACACGCCGAGCAGATCATCGCGCAGCTGGAACGCGACTCCCACCGGCAGACCGAATCCCGCCAGGGCGAGTTCTTGGGCCTCGTTTGCGCCCGCGAGGGCTGCTCCGATGAGTAGGGGAGCTTCGACGCTGTACTTCGCTGATTTGTAGACCAGCACGCGGGTCGAACGTTCGAGTTGTTCGTCGTGCTCGGCAAAGCCGTCCTGCTGTTCTTCAAGCACATCGAGGTACTGGCCGATTGCCACTTCGCTGCGCATCCGGTTGAAGTGGGCTCGTGCTCGGCGCACCGCCTGGCGATCCGGGATCGCGTCGCAAGCGGCCTGCATGAGTTCGTCCGCCCATGACTGGAGCAGGTCGCCGAGCAGAATTGCACCGGACAGTCCGAAATGCTCGGAGGAACCTTGCCACCCGCTGAGATTGTGCAGCGTTGTGAACAGTCGATGGGTGGCTGGGCGGCCGCGCCGAGTGTCGGACCGGTCGATGACGTCGTCGTGGATGAGCGCTGCGGCATGGAAGAGCTCGAGTGCGCATGCGGCGTCGAGCATCGCGCCGAATTCCGCGTCAACCGGGCCATCGAGGTCGAGGGGGCGGATCGCACGGTACCCAAGCGTCGCGAATTGGGCGCGGAACCGCTTTCCTCCCGTAAGAAATCCGACGGCTTCGTCGAGGATCGGCGCGGCGTCGGGGCCCAGAGGGCAAGTTCGCGACGATGCTCGGCGAGGGTGTCGGAGATTCGCTCCTGTATAAGGCCTGCGAGTCGTATCGTTTCGT
Proteins encoded:
- a CDS encoding Rv2175c family DNA-binding protein: MSENLTPETVYLTIPDLVERFNLAPGKIHRLIEDNYLAAVRVDGVWKVPAEFVQGNQPLPPLRGTLLALLDAGYSTEQAVTWLLQHNDELGERPIDSLNDGRKSAVRRATQGLAF
- a CDS encoding polyprenyl synthetase family protein, whose amino-acid sequence is MGPDAAPILDEAVGFLTGGKRFRAQFATLGYRAIRPLDLDGPVDAEFGAMLDAACALELFHAAALIHDDVIDRSDTRRGRPATHRLFTTLHNLSGWQGSSEHFGLSGAILLGDLLQSWADELMQAACDAIPDRQAVRRARAHFNRMRSEVAIGQYLDVLEEQQDGFAEHDEQLERSTRVLVYKSAKYSVEAPLLIGAALAGANEAQELALAGFGLPVGVAFQLRDDLLGVFGDTEVTGKPSGDDLIEGKRTVLVALARNNLPTTQRRIFDDLIGSELGMDQIAVMQGTIRESGAVDQVEEMITRNIDRAASTLNDALLREDAVASLRKLAERAARRTS